The Ictidomys tridecemlineatus isolate mIctTri1 chromosome 6, mIctTri1.hap1, whole genome shotgun sequence genome includes a region encoding these proteins:
- the LOC144378370 gene encoding olfactory receptor 6C3-like, with product MRNHTMIKEFVLLGISDNQELQVVIFIFLFITYLLSITGNLTIIILTLLDSQLKTPMYFFLRNFSFLEIAFTSVSIPRFLGSIITKVKTISYNNCLAQLYFFISMGVSEFFLLTAMSYDRYVAICKPLHYTTIMNKKVCSLLVFGSWLAGFLTIFPLLMLFLRLDFCASNVINHFSCDYFPILQLSCSDTWLLEKTGFYFAFVTLLFTLALVILSYICIISTILRIPSASQRKKAFSTCSSHMIVISISYGSCIFMYVKPSAKERASLTKGVALLNTTIAPMLNPFIYTLRNKQVKQSLKHLVYKVVFHRSK from the coding sequence ATGAGAAACCACACAATGATTAAAGAGTTTGTACTCTTGGGCATATCAGACAACCAAGAGCTTCAGGttgtaatttttatctttttattcataACTTATTTATTAAGCATCACTGGAAACCTAACCATCATCATTCTCACCTTGCTGGACTCACAACTAAAGACCCCTATGTATTTCTTCCTCCGGAATTTCTCCTTCTTGGAAATTGCATTCACCAGTGTTTCCATCCCCAGATTTTTGGGGTCAATAATTACTAAAGTCAAGACCATTTCCTATAACAACTGTTTAGctcaattatatttcttcatcTCCATGGGTGTGTCTGAATTTTTCCTTCTAACTGCTATGTCCTAtgatcgctatgtggccatctgcaagccactGCATTACACCACCATCATGAATAAGAAAGTCTGCTCCCTTCTTGTCTTTGGTTCATGGCTGGCAGgatttctgaccattttcccaCTACTTATGCTCTTTCTCAGGTTAGATTTCTGTGCTTCCAATGTCATCAATCATTTCTCTTGTGACTACTTCCCCATCTTGCAACTCTCGTGCTCAGATACATGGCTTTTAGAGAAAACTGGCTTTTACTTTGCCTTTGTTACTCTTCTCTTCACTTTGGCGTTGGTGATTCTGTCCTACATATGCATCATTAGCACCATTCTGAGAATCCCATCTGCCAGTCAGAGGAAAAAGGCTTTCTCCACTTGTTCCTCTCACATGATTGTCATCTCCATCTCTTATGGCAGCTGCATATTCATGTATGTCAAGCCTTCAGCAAAAGAAAGAGCATCACTGACCAAAGGAGTAGCTCTCCTCAACACTACTATTGCTCCCATGTTGAACCCTTTTATTTACACTTTGAGGAACAAGCAAGTAAAACAAAGCTTAAAACACTTGGTTTATAAGGTAGTATTTCATAGAAGCAAATGA